aaagaatgcaaaaaaaaagaagaaaaaagaaaaaagaaacagatgtGACATCGTCAAGGTCCTAGAGCAGTTGTTAAAAAAtactgctacttttttttgttcagtgcTCAGATttttgataagaaaaaaaaccttttcatggaaaaaaggtACCATTAATTTTGTACTTCAGTGGATTTTTACGgacaagaaaacaacaaattttcgcTTGGATACTTAAGGAACGTTCTAACGAACGACTATATCACTGCTCCAAGGCCTTGAACACTTAAGGTAGAAAggtacacgaaaaaaaagtaaaaattaactTACATCTAAATTAACATTGCCTAGTACCAAAGAAATACattcaagagaaaataaaacacatcAAAACTTTTCCCAttcgctaagaaaaaaaaaaaaagaaatcacatcAACACACATTTCTGTttcaccttctttttctttgctttcgtTCGATTTGGTGAAACTCCGTTGCTGTTCTAaaacaatgaatgaaaaaaaatatttgcaaaaaacaaatatgctGAAACTGTAAACACACCTCCTCCTCGTCCTCATCACTGGGGAAACTTTTAACGATCCGTACTAACTCGTGAAAAGCTGCATCCACATTCACAGGAGGATCCTACGAAGAAGCGAGTGCAAATTTCGGAAGTTTTAAGTTTTAAGACAATAAACAGATACCTACCTTAGCAGAAGTTTCTATATACGGTAACTTAAGGCTTGCAGCAAGATTCCTCCCTTCCGCTTCGGTCACCACTCGCTGGTTCGTCAAGTCGATCTtagatttattattaaatcCCTTTTTTAACCAATTATATGCgccattttatttattcgtttcaaTTTTACTTactattcattctttttacttATCTTGCTGTTTCAACCAACTAAAATCATACTAATCTATGGGAAATAACCAGTAATGAAGAAAAgtaattatgagaaaaatgagtCAATGAAGACAAGTCCGAGTGatcaaaagttgaaaaaaagaaattgacgatgttggcaTCATTCCAGGAGAATTAAATTTagtggtgtagattacgagtatcaGTTCAATTCCCCTGATCGTCCTGAGAAACCTCGCGAGAAATGATCCTTCAGATCGAAGTTCCCTACGAGACACAACTCATGAACTCGCGCGTCGCGTCTGCGAGCGTGCAACAATTATCAGGGGGAAATACCAGctcctcagcagcttattcaagtaaaaccagtggATAAGCTGTTGAGAGAACCAGTACGTATACTACGGTGGTGTTTTAAGATGTTTTGTAGGGAGATTCGAACTGAAAggctgtttcccacgccgtttttcaccaGTATAGAGGAGAATTGATCGCATTTATGCTGCTGATTTCCACCTCTGATCCTCTCTCGTGGAGAAACGCCAACGTCGTTAAGGtagtggtatgctgcttttaattttaattttaaattaactAGAGAAATCTAATTTCCAGTGAGTtaaacatttccaaaaaaaaagtgtggtcAAAACACGGCTTATCAACTGGtagaaagctgaaaaaagcaCATATATTTGAACAATCAATTACCatcaattaaaatttgaatttgtcaATCAATTATTATCTGAAATTATTTGAACCATCTATTTGAGTCATCAATTAAAGATGTCCtaactattcaaaaaaaacgaaaagcatGCGCCATGTCTATCATATAGATGAAAAAACaccttattttaaaaaataccttATTAGCTACTAATAAAACTGGATACTCGGTTCGATCTTTGACGCGTAGCACCTGTCTGTACAGCTTCACAGCCTCGTCGAAACTTTTCCTTTCGGTCACCGAATACACTAGGAGGAATCCTCGACCATTTCGCATATATTGCTCTCGCATTGCTGAGAATTCTTCTTGGCCGGCAGTGTCCAACACTAGAACTCGAACACTCACTCGACataacttttttattgattttcttgagctcaCGATTCAcgagccaagattggtattgatcgtcttggctacagctcaatcttggctacagccaATCTTCGCTAcaactcaaaaaaatttaactaaattaaaattaaatcaaattaaaattaaaaactacgtttcaacatgccgagattcaaagacagtcgaacatagGCAATACTCGCTCGACACTTTATTTTTACCCTATTTGTCAATTCAAACACAGAGCGCAAGTAGACGGGTGACTATTGATAAACATGGCTCAGGAGCAATTTTAGGATTATAGAAGAAAGGCACTAGACAACTAGTTCTTTCCTTAGACACAGAGATTAATGCTcaaaatgttgttgttgttttttttttggagcaaaGAGTTTAACATTTCagagaaattatttattgactCACCATCCATAATTACCCAATTCCCATCAACTTCACAATGTTGGATGTATTGGTCCTCAATCGTAGGATCATAGTAGTCCAGAAACtgcttctgaaaaattcacgAGCAATTTCAAGCCAACATATCACCTCAAATTCATCGAAGCCATCAACAAATCCACATAATCGATGATAATAGGTCAAGGATACAATGTCCAAAAATTTAGGCGGGCTGAGGGTCCCAATTTTTGCaagttaaaggtatcaccccacgaatctgaagtggtacggatttcaggtggagtattcttatacaggatagtagattatggagaggggggtgattccgtccacttcttcctaattgccgtaaaaaaacggtccggaagatgctgcgcgtgcacaaggctggcacgctccaatcggattcgttgtagaaaatagcgcatcGGAatgcttgaagccgtatcgtctggtccgtttttttttacggtagttaggaagaaatgggcgaaaTTTTCCCTTTCCCCCTTTCCTTAATccacaatcccgtatacgaatactccacctgaaattcgtaccacctcagattcgtggggagaCGCCTTTAACACATGTAACGGGTGAAATTCAAAGTGGTCCTCGTACACAAGAAATGCATCCAAACACATTCTTTagcataaatttaaaattatctcGATCAATAACGCGAATCCCTTAAACTTTATAAGTCATAGTCGTGAGAAAAAACGAATCAATCGTCTCGTAATTTTGTAACCAGCTGTTGAGAACTACAACAGTTAAACTTAATGAATGCAACTAAAACTCATTTTCCTCATTAACACCCCATTAACCTTGTAATGAGCTGTTGTCGGTGATGTTGAGAACCTGACCTCAGGCGCTTTACACACATTTAATCCCACATCAATGTtctcaaatgatttttttcctagggACACATGAAACGTTGAAAATAAACGTTAATACATAGAAAATGAGCATTCCTAGCGTCGCCAAAACTCTACATAATCGAAgattcagaaaacaaaacttgGATTCTAGATATAGCTTTCACAGCTAAGAAAGGCTTCGAAAGATCCAGACCTCTAGAGCAGAAGGTGGACTAAGCGAATACTCTTTTGAATTGTTTCTCGTACtaaatttgtttattccaTGCATCTACGTACATATTGGCAACCTTCTCCATATAAATATAGCATTAGTGCGTTGGAGCTTCGAAAACAAGCTACTGATAGAATCAACACGATGGGCTTAAAgaaatcaccccacgaatctgaggtggttcggatttcaggtggagtattcgaatacgggaccgtagataatggagaagtaggagattccgtccatttcttgctaaaaaaaaagacccggaagacacggcgcgcacggctggcgcgctccaatcgaactcgttgtagaaaatagcgcgccggggagctcgaagccgtattttccgggccgttttttacggcaattaggaagaaatggatggaattaccccctctccttaatctacgatcccgaatacgaatactccacctgaaatcggaccacctcagattcgtggagtgatgcctttaaaaaacgaGGAAACCTATAAACCAGGTCTGCacaaaattattagaaatCCCTTGAAAATCCAAAATCCCCTAGAAATCCAAAATGTGAAATGCCACCAGATCAGGTTGGATTTGATATAGTCGAGTCATAACAACCTGAAGCTCTTTGCGGTGGGATAGCATCGAGGAGGTGGAGGGGAGACCCTTTCTAGCACAtatcatcgctgcagttcctgatggttccacctcgatctcaATAGCTAGCTCCACCGCCCCACTTCGACtgcaatcgcttacgcaataTGTCCCTTAGATTCATGTCATTCTGATCCGGTTATAGAACGGAGAGCCTGctctcattcattttcttggaaaataaatATCCGGGATACAAAAGAAGTACCCATGATAAGAGAGATAGAAAATTAGATAACCAGAATAGAAACGTGCTGAGATAAACCGTAAACACACATATTTAGAGTTTCCAAAGTGCATAGATGAAAGTAATAAATTGACATTTTACAGCAACGTTTGAAGAATCAATAAGCACCGATGCATACGTATGTTTGCCCGGATAATCGCTTTTTGCGTCAAATTAAGGCACTGGGCAAAAAGCACATGATAATTGTGGACATGTTGCGGTAAGACAGGTAGACATAATTCCCCAGGAACGTAGAAAAGATTTACGTGTCGTGCATATCGTAAACAACGGTAATTTCTTTTGGCAGAATTTCGGAACTTCTTGTGTTGATTGTTGGTCGCTAATCCTCTATCGAAGTATTCCGTTAAGGTCTACAGtaataattaagaaaatagaGGATAAAGATCGAAAAGATATCGTAAATTCACCGatgaactttcaaaaaaaaacttcctaaaagtcgttaaaaaagttaaaagtacTTGTAAATAACGAGTCACTATCGAACGTTTAACAGATCTTTCTGATCCTTCGTCAGCAAGCTAGCATGCGATCGTTACTTTAAAAAGGGCATTATGTACCGTAGTCCCTTCTGTTCTCACCCaagatccagaaaaactaaaaataacacaaaataaaacagaaaaaatggtaaaataaGAGTACTAATTCCAGTATGGACGTAAATCCTTTAAAGACAAAGACATAAATGCTTTGGTgtcacgaaaatgaaaaagctaGTAGCTAGAAAAGGACAGAAAAAGCCAACAACAGtaaaagaaagcaagaaagaGCTACACCACATGTCGAGAAATCGAAtagaaatagagtaatgtgttaaaatgaatttaaaaaaatccccaCCTGGAAGAATTGAATGGTGAGCGAACTCTTCCCCACTCCTCCATCTCCTATAACCACAAGTCGATAGGTGGGCAGCTTTGAATCATCTTCAGGCGGCCGTTTACTGGACGCCATCTGCTTGTTTATTCGTTGTTGATGTCGTCGTTGCTGCCGCTGTTTGCAAGATGTCCTACGAGAACTCGAAAAATACAAGCCGCTAAACGAAATTTGTTGATTTCCAGTGGCGGAAGTACCAATGCGACAACAAGAACACAACATTTGATTAGTTAAATAAACTCCGTTTCGACGACGTTTAAAATCAACAACGTACGCACGATTTCTGGATAATTCATTAGTCTAGATTTTGGAATGATTTTCAGACGCGTTTAGCACAACACAGGTATTGCACGTAGAATAGGTGATAAGTGAACATAAATGAGCAAATTAGCAAAGCTGAAGGTGTACACAACCTGATAAAATTCGGGAATTTTCTCATAGATCTCATGGCTAAGTGAAAATTACAATCTTCTGTGTACTCTTCGAAAGATCATTGTCTATAAAAGCTTCAGAACTAGATtcacatacataaatataagTGTAGAGGTCGAGGAACAATTCCATACATGACCACACTACAAAATCTTTTAGATGTtcaaataagcaaaaattgcTGGGCAACCCTCGGACACGAGAAATCCAACCACAGAATAAACGATAAATTTCACTGGTAGATCCACGTCGTAGGGAATGACATCGGATGGCACAACCTAAACGACGGTATCAGTACGTATAGGTGCTAGGCGGGTGATATGTGATCtataaaaaagagattttccaagaaaaaactgaattgaaaattaaagtaaactCTGCCACAATAACACCTGATCAATATCGTCACAACACCAAAAAACATGATTTTGtatgttagaaaaaattagcaaactAATAAAGTACTAATTTACTGTTTACAAAGAAACTTGTTACGAATAAAGCAGTAAAAGCAACACAGATGAATCGGGACCCAAATAAATATCCTAAACACTATCGCTCAAACGAATTAAGGAGCTTCTTAACACTTTTAAGAGGGTGCGGCTCACTGATGAGCCCCACACTTTTCAAcggttatttttcataatttccaGATTatttagaaactttttttttgaatttaatgaACATATTATTTCCGAGTAATATTACATACAACATGAACGAGGAAAGTGAAAACAATAGACACGCAAAAAAGTCCGCCGTCATCAATGGGATAAATTGGTGGTTCAATTGCAAATTATGACCACTTTGCCTTTAAATTTGGAAAACTTTCCAAGGTCTTTTATAGGTAATCAGTTCaccaaaaaattcaataaccgAATCCTTTTCTCATGCGAATTCTGTCTAGTACATTTAGATATGCCTTTGACCAccacttttttgaagttatcACTTTTGAAGAAACACTTCTTGAAGTGTTGCCAGAGAATTGAAAAGTGTTCAGATTCTCGTCTGACTAATTATTCCTCAACTGTTTTCTAATAGTGTGCCTAGGAAGCTTTTAAGATGGAAcctttagtttttattttactttatttctttttttttgacggaaCATAAACAGaagtatgccgaggtttcaagataCGAGAACGTTTGATTTGTTTCCTGAACTAATGCAGCTTTCCAGAGATTGTGGACCACTACGTGGTTCACTGAGAAGTTTTAGTGGGTTCGTTCGCAGAAGATTTAAGGGATTGCTCGGCTCACAGGGAAGAGACACGAAAGcgctttcaagaaaaaaaaactgaagactAAAAAGTAAGTGaatcaaaaaacagaaagctaaaaaataaacaaactacATCCttggtgtaaaaaaaaaggacaggaTGAAATAAAACAGTCTGTTACATTAGTAGCAATTACAGTATGTACTTTGTGAGTTCATTTATCCATTGCGTTTAATGCCGGGTAGAAAAAAGTATGATTTTAAAGGAAGCTTAAACAATAACGGTATAAAAATAGTTTGTACAGTAGTATGGGAGGAAATCTATCATATGACGGACAGTTCTAGAGGTCACTGAAGGATAAACGGCGCCTTATCCTCCTGAGTGCGTCCGGAAGTCTCATCGTCGCACAAAGGAAAGTTCACCGTATGTTAATGAACGTTCCACGGAGTAGTGTGAAATCTACGTTAGTAGCTCA
This window of the Necator americanus strain Aroian chromosome III, whole genome shotgun sequence genome carries:
- a CDS encoding hypothetical protein (NECATOR_CHRIII.G12743.T1); amino-acid sequence: MASSKRPPEDDSKLPTYRLVVIGDGGVGKSSLTIQFFQKQFLDYYDPTIEDQYIQHCEVDGNWVIMDVLDTAGQEEFSAMREQYMRNGRGFLLVYSVTERKSFDEAVKLYRQVLRVKDRTEYPVLLVANKIDLTNQRVVTEAEGRNLAASLKLPYIETSAKDPPVNVDAAFHELVRIVKSFPSDEDEEENSNGVSPNRTKAKKKKVKQKCVLM